A DNA window from Haloactinospora alba contains the following coding sequences:
- a CDS encoding DUF7683 domain-containing protein — protein sequence MREYKVTWFVCAFDKKSSFVSWEIPISEDSAWKIAEYIDDIDPYDSTLALPYDLEGEALGEAEELAGFEREDHLDYELNSHIDHRAYRKYS from the coding sequence ATGAGAGAATACAAAGTCACCTGGTTTGTGTGTGCATTTGATAAAAAAAGTAGTTTCGTTTCTTGGGAAATACCTATCAGTGAGGATTCTGCTTGGAAAATCGCTGAATATATAGATGATATAGATCCATACGATAGTACTCTTGCGCTTCCTTATGATCTTGAAGGAGAAGCGTTGGGTGAAGCAGAAGAATTGGCTGGATTCGAAAGAGAGGATCATCTAGATTATGAATTGAATAGTCATATAGACCACAGGGCATATAGAAAATATTCTTGA
- a CDS encoding tetratricopeptide repeat protein: MAQPSAGDGGTHNATGDVHGVVVQARDVYGDVTVRSRAPAWSPPPRDSWPRITETDPHLLGVHRARPGTEESETLPPYVPRDMDADLHRRTHHARDNGGFVLITGDSTAGKTRTALEALRAELPTWPVLVPPRGAELGTLPSEGGYVLWLDDAEAHLGSQGLEPTLVDRLTRTGVVVMATMRQQFYDTLKNTPTSAHEGHHDRLERDIGMRVLTMTEPVVLERVWSPAELDRAEGFEDARLAEAHIHHGIYGIAEYLAAGPQLRTEWTSAYRPTAQGGHPRGHALVAAAVDLARAGLTTPLPGHVLEGLHTRYLTRAAPLRPEPLADAWQWATRQRHGVTSLLLPGDLEETTWRPFDYLTEHPHTEGLPQQVWDVALEHAPSDGELFHVGIAAHEFGRADVSESVWRPLVEVGYTDAMFNLGVLLANQGCPEEAEHHYTTAARTGHADAMNNLGNLLKGQGRPEEAEDWYTAAAAADDTNAMVNLGTLLHSQGRRGEAERWWATAARAGRADAMFNLGGLLADQGRLDEAEGHYTTAAVRAGHADAMYNLGVLLEGQQRLDEAEHHYTTAAHAGHTGAMNNLGTLLKERGRLEEAQHYYTTAARAGENAAMYNLGVLFDSRGHVEEMEYWYAAAARAGHTSAAFNLGVLLEDQQRLDEADHYTTAAHAGHTGAMYNLGLLLKNRQRPSEAEHWWKLAATTAGHLGAVNNLGVLLHGQERVAEARKWWRLAAEHGHERAKRWLAETRREQDEG; this comes from the coding sequence ATGGCCCAGCCCTCCGCCGGGGACGGCGGCACGCACAACGCGACCGGCGACGTTCACGGTGTCGTCGTCCAGGCGCGCGACGTGTACGGGGACGTGACGGTCCGCTCCCGCGCACCGGCCTGGAGCCCGCCGCCCCGCGACTCCTGGCCCCGGATCACTGAGACCGACCCCCACCTGCTGGGGGTCCACCGCGCGAGGCCCGGCACCGAGGAGAGCGAGACCCTCCCGCCCTACGTCCCCCGCGACATGGACGCCGATCTCCACCGGCGGACACACCACGCCCGCGACAACGGCGGGTTCGTACTCATCACCGGGGACTCCACCGCAGGAAAGACCCGTACCGCGCTGGAAGCGCTACGCGCGGAACTCCCCACCTGGCCGGTACTCGTCCCACCACGCGGAGCTGAGCTGGGCACCCTGCCGAGCGAGGGCGGCTATGTCCTCTGGCTGGACGACGCGGAAGCCCACCTCGGCTCTCAGGGGCTGGAACCCACTCTGGTGGACCGCCTCACCCGTACCGGGGTGGTGGTCATGGCGACTATGCGCCAACAGTTCTACGACACCCTCAAGAACACCCCCACGAGTGCGCACGAGGGGCATCATGACCGTTTGGAACGCGACATCGGCATGCGGGTCCTCACCATGACCGAGCCCGTGGTGTTGGAACGGGTATGGAGCCCAGCGGAGCTCGACCGGGCGGAAGGCTTCGAGGACGCACGACTCGCCGAGGCCCACATACACCACGGGATATACGGCATCGCCGAGTACCTGGCCGCCGGGCCCCAGCTCCGCACCGAATGGACCAGCGCCTACCGACCCACGGCACAGGGCGGACACCCGCGCGGCCACGCCCTGGTCGCCGCCGCCGTCGACCTCGCCCGCGCCGGACTCACCACTCCGCTCCCCGGCCACGTACTGGAGGGGCTACACACCCGCTACCTCACCCGCGCCGCACCGCTGCGCCCCGAACCCCTGGCCGACGCTTGGCAGTGGGCCACCCGCCAACGCCACGGCGTCACCAGCCTCCTCCTGCCCGGCGACCTCGAGGAAACCACCTGGCGCCCCTTCGACTACCTGACCGAACACCCCCATACGGAGGGGCTTCCCCAACAGGTGTGGGATGTGGCCCTGGAGCACGCTCCGAGTGACGGGGAGCTGTTCCACGTGGGTATCGCCGCTCACGAGTTCGGCCGCGCGGACGTCTCCGAATCCGTGTGGCGGCCCCTCGTCGAGGTGGGGTACACCGACGCGATGTTCAACCTCGGGGTCCTTCTCGCGAACCAGGGCTGCCCGGAGGAGGCCGAGCACCACTACACCACCGCAGCACGGACAGGCCACGCCGATGCCATGAACAACCTCGGAAACCTCCTCAAGGGCCAGGGACGCCCCGAGGAGGCGGAGGACTGGTACACCGCCGCCGCTGCCGCGGATGACACCAACGCCATGGTCAACCTCGGCACTCTCCTCCACAGTCAGGGGCGCCGTGGGGAGGCGGAACGCTGGTGGGCAACCGCCGCACGGGCCGGGCGGGCCGACGCGATGTTCAACCTCGGGGGCCTTCTCGCGGACCAGGGACGCCTGGACGAGGCCGAAGGTCACTACACCACCGCCGCCGTAAGAGCCGGGCACGCCGACGCCATGTACAACCTCGGCGTCCTCCTTGAGGGCCAGCAGCGCCTGGACGAGGCCGAGCACCACTACACCACCGCCGCCCACGCCGGCCACACCGGCGCCATGAACAATCTCGGCACTCTCCTCAAGGAGCGGGGACGCCTCGAGGAAGCACAGCACTACTACACCACCGCAGCGCGAGCTGGGGAGAACGCCGCGATGTATAACCTCGGTGTGCTGTTCGACAGCCGGGGCCACGTCGAGGAGATGGAGTACTGGTACGCCGCGGCCGCGCGAGCGGGCCACACCAGCGCGGCGTTCAACCTCGGCGTCCTCCTCGAGGACCAGCAGCGCCTGGACGAGGCCGACCACTACACCACCGCCGCCCACGCCGGCCACACCGGCGCCATGTACAACCTCGGGTTGCTCCTCAAGAACCGCCAGCGCCCGAGCGAGGCCGAACACTGGTGGAAGCTGGCGGCAACCACAGCAGGACATCTCGGCGCAGTGAACAACCTCGGGGTGCTTCTCCACGGTCAGGAACGTGTGGCCGAAGCCCGGAAGTGGTGGCGTCTGGCGGCGGAACACGGGCACGAGAGAGCCAAACGCTGGCTCGCCGAGACGCGACGGGAACAGGACGAGGGCTGA
- a CDS encoding helix-turn-helix domain-containing protein, which produces MPDDTSQTVRHRRVSGELKRLREEQGLGTVEVSQRMNWDRTKLNRIERGDWKRLKEQDVRGLAQLYGVTEEAKQDALVAMAKQAKQKGWWARYSDLLGAGTYISLEAEASKLRFYGGMMVPGLLQTSGYARALIRGSGVDDEAEVKRRLEARLTRQKLLDSEGSPEIRAIVDEAALRKHIGGKLTMREQLLHLMLLNDQGAAHIHVLPDSAGAHQSLTGQFALLDFPSKEQDPVVFIDISRDGLFMEDPDDIRTYTVIYDSLCQAAFSPEASNEHMAHLVDTLAE; this is translated from the coding sequence GTGCCGGACGACACCAGCCAGACAGTGCGCCACCGGCGTGTATCCGGAGAGCTGAAGAGACTCCGCGAAGAGCAAGGGCTGGGGACCGTAGAGGTGTCCCAACGAATGAACTGGGACCGGACGAAACTCAACCGCATCGAACGCGGAGACTGGAAGCGACTCAAGGAGCAGGATGTTCGAGGACTCGCCCAGCTCTACGGCGTAACCGAGGAAGCCAAGCAGGACGCGCTCGTCGCGATGGCCAAGCAAGCCAAACAGAAGGGATGGTGGGCGCGCTATTCCGACCTGCTCGGTGCAGGGACCTACATCAGCCTAGAAGCGGAAGCCTCCAAGCTGCGCTTCTATGGCGGGATGATGGTTCCGGGACTACTCCAGACCTCCGGCTACGCACGAGCCCTCATCCGAGGATCAGGTGTGGACGATGAGGCCGAAGTCAAACGGCGGCTGGAAGCCCGCCTTACCCGCCAAAAGCTCCTCGATAGCGAAGGCTCCCCTGAGATCCGAGCCATCGTCGATGAAGCTGCTCTTCGGAAACACATTGGCGGAAAGCTCACCATGCGAGAGCAGCTACTCCACCTGATGCTGCTCAATGACCAGGGGGCCGCACACATCCATGTTCTCCCTGACAGCGCCGGCGCGCACCAATCACTGACAGGCCAGTTCGCTCTTTTGGACTTCCCCTCGAAGGAGCAGGACCCCGTGGTATTCATCGACATCTCACGGGATGGCTTGTTCATGGAAGACCCTGACGATATCAGGACATATACGGTAATCTACGACAGTCTGTGCCAAGCCGCGTTCTCCCCCGAAGCATCGAACGAACACATGGCACACCTTGTCGACACGTTGGCGGAGTAA
- a CDS encoding Imm7 family immunity protein: MFEYHGWAAIRATPHEEPLDHDLLRSNGVENTIRESVDELGTAPGLATCVGSTAFWCCTWQGSRTMPVPDTGEAIALFRRVAHLAPGSYGIMHIHDEAPDGRDNELTTLVMKRGGVTEHPDTFLSP; encoded by the coding sequence TTGTTCGAGTACCACGGGTGGGCCGCGATCCGTGCTACCCCGCATGAGGAGCCGCTCGACCACGATCTTCTGCGCTCCAACGGTGTGGAGAACACGATCAGGGAAAGTGTCGACGAGTTGGGAACGGCACCGGGACTGGCTACCTGCGTTGGGTCAACGGCCTTCTGGTGCTGCACCTGGCAGGGTTCACGAACCATGCCGGTCCCCGATACCGGGGAAGCTATCGCCCTCTTCCGCCGCGTCGCGCACCTGGCGCCCGGCTCCTACGGGATCATGCATATCCACGACGAGGCCCCCGACGGAAGGGACAACGAGTTAACAACCCTCGTGATGAAACGGGGCGGAGTCACCGAACACCCGGATACCTTCCTGTCCCCCTGA
- a CDS encoding DUF7683 domain-containing protein produces the protein MSDACHTCGANLIRKIAAFDKKTELLVWSIVVNEEAVRELSAYLDLDPYDGCVVLPYDLASEEALGAAERLGGFQREENLDYELRTYDGDYG, from the coding sequence ATGTCTGACGCGTGCCACACATGCGGTGCGAACCTCATCCGGAAGATAGCGGCGTTCGACAAGAAGACAGAGCTCCTGGTGTGGAGCATCGTCGTGAACGAGGAAGCGGTGCGCGAGCTCAGCGCGTACTTGGACCTCGACCCCTACGACGGTTGTGTCGTGCTTCCCTACGATCTGGCGTCCGAGGAGGCACTGGGGGCGGCGGAACGGCTGGGCGGATTCCAGCGGGAGGAGAACCTCGACTACGAGCTGAGGACGTACGACGGCGACTATGGGTAG
- a CDS encoding diacylglycerol/lipid kinase family protein, with product MLEQLGDTAELTHCSTSEELHAALDRGHTTIAVAGGDGSLGSVVNALYHRGELGDRTVGLIPMGTGNDFARSMGIPTDPVEAADILHEGTAHKLDLLVDDTGDTTVNAVHLGISADSTQKASRWKPLLGAASFPVGAILTGLTTSGYRLRVEADGETIIDTDDRVLMVGLANGRYIGGGTGVLDPKARPGDGHINLMVSRYRGLLARVTHAFRLHRGTHPADPDVYRREADTVTVSGHRYSGSSDGDLMVDVTARTWRILPGAWHFLAAPSRIEAPAPSYAHADVPRVEQAWE from the coding sequence CTGCTCGAACAGCTCGGTGACACCGCGGAGCTGACCCACTGTTCCACGTCCGAGGAACTCCACGCGGCACTGGACCGAGGACATACGACTATCGCCGTCGCCGGCGGGGACGGAAGCCTGGGCTCGGTCGTCAACGCGCTGTACCACCGTGGCGAGCTCGGTGACCGTACGGTGGGACTCATCCCCATGGGAACCGGGAACGACTTCGCCCGGAGCATGGGCATTCCCACCGACCCGGTGGAAGCCGCCGACATCCTGCACGAGGGCACCGCGCACAAGCTCGACCTACTCGTGGACGACACCGGCGATACCACGGTGAACGCCGTGCATCTCGGCATCAGTGCCGACTCCACGCAGAAGGCCTCTCGCTGGAAGCCCCTGCTGGGAGCTGCCAGTTTTCCCGTGGGAGCGATCCTCACCGGACTCACGACCAGCGGATACCGGCTGCGTGTGGAAGCCGACGGCGAGACCATCATCGACACCGACGACAGGGTGCTCATGGTCGGGCTGGCCAACGGCCGCTACATCGGCGGCGGGACGGGGGTGCTGGATCCGAAGGCGCGCCCCGGCGACGGACACATCAACCTCATGGTCTCGCGTTACCGAGGTCTTCTGGCACGGGTGACACACGCGTTCCGGCTCCACCGGGGGACCCACCCGGCGGATCCTGACGTCTACCGCCGCGAGGCGGACACGGTCACCGTGAGCGGACACCGCTACTCGGGAAGCTCCGACGGAGACCTCATGGTCGACGTCACCGCGCGCACGTGGCGCATCCTGCCGGGCGCCTGGCACTTTTTGGCCGCACCGTCCAGGATCGAGGCCCCTGCCCCGTCGTACGCACACGCTGACGTTCCCCGGGTGGAGCAAGCCTGGGAATGA
- a CDS encoding DUF397 domain-containing protein gives MTSELNWKKSSYSSGQGQECVEATQKDSGTIKIRDSKNKNESELEFKHKEWGNFIGKIKH, from the coding sequence ATGACAAGCGAGCTGAACTGGAAGAAGAGCAGCTACAGCAGCGGACAAGGACAAGAGTGCGTGGAGGCAACCCAAAAAGACTCAGGCACGATAAAAATCAGAGATTCGAAAAATAAAAACGAAAGCGAATTAGAATTTAAACACAAAGAGTGGGGTAATTTTATTGGAAAAATAAAACACTAA
- a CDS encoding tetratricopeptide repeat protein, with product MAHQPTGNGGTHNEMGDVWGTGIQIHDVYGNVTLHTSSPGWSPPPRDSWPRITEADPYTLGVHRARPGSEKSDLLPPYVPRDMDTELHRRIRHARDNGGGFILITGDSTAGKTRTALEALRTELPTWPVLIPPRNAELTNLASNDSEGGYVLWLDDAEAHLGPQSLDPTLVDHLTRTGVVVMATMRQQFYDTFKNTPTAANEERHDRMERDIGMRVLTMAEQVELERVWSTEEIDRTEDFEDARLAEAHRHHGIYGIAEYLAAGPQLLEEWTSAYRATAQGGHPRGYALVAAAVDLAWAGMTSPVPGHVLEKLHTCYLTNAAPLRPEPLADAWQWATRQRHGVTSLLLPGDLEETTWRPFDYLVDHPHEEEIPARVWEAALEHALTQDDRFTVGVAAYQAGISEIAEAAWQRSAHDGVVEAMYNLGLLLYSQGRLTKAEGWWTTAARTGRIEAMVNLGILLYSQGRLTKAEHWYTTAARTGDVEAMYNLGILLYSQRRFLEAEHWWTTAARTGHTDAVVNLGVLCEYQKRFDEAEHWYTTAAQKDHTSALVYLGTLIYGQGRLIEAEGWWTTAAHAGDTNAMNNLGVLCEYQKRFDEAEHWHTAAAQKDHTSSMVNLGTLIARQGRFEEAKHWWITGAHAGESIAMNNLGLLFNHHEKRVEEAERWWRLAADQGHKDAKRNLAKLRRGQKRNGQSPSQGRKTTYLGRVIRGLFRGK from the coding sequence ATGGCGCACCAGCCCACCGGGAACGGCGGCACACACAATGAGATGGGTGACGTGTGGGGCACCGGCATCCAGATACACGACGTGTACGGAAACGTCACACTCCACACCTCGTCCCCTGGCTGGAGCCCACCGCCACGCGACTCCTGGCCCCGGATCACTGAGGCCGACCCGTACACACTCGGCGTCCACCGTGCCCGTCCGGGCTCCGAGAAGAGCGACCTCCTCCCGCCCTACGTCCCCCGCGACATGGACACCGAACTCCACCGGCGGATACGCCACGCCCGCGACAACGGCGGCGGGTTCATCCTCATCACCGGCGACTCCACCGCGGGAAAGACCCGTACCGCGCTGGAAGCACTACGCACGGAACTCCCCACCTGGCCAGTACTCATACCACCACGCAACGCGGAGCTCACCAATCTGGCGAGCAACGACAGCGAGGGCGGCTACGTCCTTTGGCTGGACGACGCGGAAGCCCACCTCGGACCCCAAAGTCTGGACCCCACCCTGGTGGACCACCTCACCCGGACGGGAGTGGTGGTCATGGCGACCATGCGCCAACAGTTCTACGACACGTTCAAGAACACCCCCACCGCAGCGAACGAGGAACGCCACGATCGCATGGAACGCGACATCGGCATGCGAGTCCTCACGATGGCTGAACAAGTAGAACTAGAGCGGGTGTGGAGTACGGAGGAGATCGATCGGACGGAAGACTTCGAGGACGCACGACTCGCTGAAGCCCACCGGCACCACGGGATATACGGCATCGCCGAGTACCTCGCCGCCGGTCCTCAGCTTCTGGAGGAATGGACCAGCGCTTACCGCGCCACCGCCCAGGGCGGCCACCCACGCGGCTACGCACTGGTCGCCGCCGCCGTGGACCTCGCCTGGGCTGGGATGACTTCTCCTGTTCCTGGCCATGTCCTAGAGAAGCTACACACCTGCTACCTCACCAACGCAGCTCCCCTCCGCCCCGAACCGCTGGCCGACGCCTGGCAGTGGGCCACCCGCCAACGCCACGGCGTCACCAGCCTCCTCCTGCCCGGTGACCTCGAGGAAACCACCTGGCGCCCCTTCGACTACCTCGTGGATCATCCCCACGAAGAAGAGATACCAGCACGGGTGTGGGAAGCCGCCCTCGAACACGCCCTCACTCAGGACGATCGTTTCACCGTCGGCGTCGCCGCATACCAGGCTGGTATTTCCGAGATCGCTGAAGCTGCGTGGCAACGCTCAGCCCATGACGGCGTCGTCGAGGCCATGTACAACCTCGGCCTCCTCCTCTACAGCCAAGGGCGTCTCACCAAAGCCGAAGGTTGGTGGACCACCGCAGCACGGACAGGCCGCATCGAGGCTATGGTCAACCTCGGCATCCTCCTCTACAGCCAAGGGCGTCTCACCAAAGCCGAACACTGGTACACCACCGCAGCACGGACAGGCGATGTCGAGGCCATGTACAACCTCGGCATCCTCCTCTACAGCCAGAGGCGCTTCCTCGAAGCCGAACACTGGTGGACCACCGCAGCACGGACAGGCCACACCGACGCTGTGGTCAACCTCGGCGTCCTTTGCGAGTACCAGAAACGCTTCGACGAAGCCGAACACTGGTACACCACCGCAGCACAAAAAGATCACACCAGCGCCCTCGTCTACCTCGGCACCCTCATCTACGGCCAAGGGCGTCTCATCGAAGCCGAAGGTTGGTGGACCACCGCAGCACACGCAGGCGATACCAACGCCATGAACAACCTCGGCGTCCTTTGCGAGTACCAGAAACGCTTCGACGAAGCCGAACACTGGCATACCGCCGCAGCACAAAAAGATCACACCAGCTCCATGGTCAACCTCGGCACCCTCATCGCTCGCCAGGGACGCTTCGAGGAGGCGAAACACTGGTGGATCACCGGAGCACACGCAGGCGAGAGCATCGCCATGAACAACCTTGGCCTCCTCTTCAACCACCACGAGAAACGTGTCGAGGAGGCCGAACGCTGGTGGCGATTGGCGGCTGACCAAGGTCATAAAGACGCTAAACGTAACCTGGCTAAGCTGCGCCGGGGACAGAAAAGGAATGGCCAATCCCCGTCGCAAGGGAGGAAGACCACGTATCTGGGGCGCGTGATACGTGGTCTTTTCCGAGGTAAGTGA
- a CDS encoding polymorphic toxin-type HINT domain-containing protein, whose amino-acid sequence MSRLRWVWRAESGASLVEYAALVALASALVVALISAGLTTRVGAAVEEGLCLLYGEDGCQIEAGGNDSGDSSEEGSDSQDGDSARDSDDSGGNDSEEGSGGDSEEDGSGGQDSGDGDDSSEGEQVAYDPEKAQEFEDAQEEISEAEDEYESAKQDMDDLLTEDLPQLLGDLIGIEDARKCFMEGDIAGCLWTLVSLVPWTKIGKFISKIPKIVKLGRKWYKLYKAKKTASSKLDNAKKSRNEALVACAAGGEGNSFVGGTPVLTADGSATLIAELEEGDRVLATDPATGETAPRPVTATMSGTGVKETVEVTVLTRDGAETLTATGGHPFWTNGRSWTDAGDLAAGDRLRTPTGERVTVAHTATYRQPQAVYNISVADIPTYYVGAGGDWMLVHNQKKKTKCPSVNQVADKIKKGNAPRGVERLDKGQPETGEQPHIHFDDGSALNLDGSWKGGHPPGNPTKKQRKWLEEIGWGVPD is encoded by the coding sequence GTGAGTCGTTTGCGTTGGGTGTGGCGGGCGGAGAGTGGCGCTTCCCTGGTGGAGTACGCCGCTCTGGTGGCACTGGCATCCGCTCTTGTGGTGGCGCTGATCTCGGCGGGGTTGACGACCCGGGTGGGCGCGGCCGTGGAGGAGGGGCTGTGCCTGCTGTACGGCGAGGACGGCTGCCAGATCGAAGCCGGCGGAAATGACTCCGGCGATAGTTCCGAGGAGGGGTCGGACTCACAGGATGGTGACTCCGCCAGGGATTCCGACGACTCCGGCGGAAACGACTCCGAGGAGGGCTCAGGCGGGGACTCCGAAGAGGACGGATCCGGTGGTCAGGACTCCGGGGACGGGGACGACTCCTCCGAGGGCGAGCAGGTGGCCTACGACCCCGAGAAGGCCCAGGAGTTCGAGGACGCCCAAGAGGAGATATCCGAGGCCGAGGACGAGTACGAGTCGGCCAAACAGGACATGGATGACCTCCTCACCGAGGACCTGCCCCAGCTGCTGGGCGATCTGATCGGGATCGAGGACGCCCGCAAGTGCTTCATGGAAGGCGACATCGCCGGGTGCCTGTGGACACTGGTCAGCCTCGTTCCGTGGACCAAGATCGGCAAGTTCATCTCCAAGATTCCCAAGATCGTCAAGCTCGGCAGGAAGTGGTACAAGCTCTACAAGGCCAAGAAGACCGCTTCCAGCAAGCTGGACAACGCGAAAAAGAGCCGGAACGAGGCGCTCGTCGCATGTGCGGCCGGAGGCGAGGGCAACAGTTTCGTGGGCGGCACCCCAGTGCTCACGGCCGACGGCTCGGCGACGCTGATAGCGGAGCTGGAAGAGGGAGACCGGGTCCTGGCCACTGACCCGGCGACGGGGGAGACCGCCCCGCGTCCCGTGACCGCGACCATGTCGGGTACCGGGGTGAAGGAAACCGTTGAGGTCACTGTCCTGACGCGGGACGGCGCGGAGACCCTCACGGCTACCGGCGGCCACCCCTTCTGGACCAACGGCCGGTCATGGACCGACGCCGGGGACCTCGCCGCCGGGGACCGGCTCCGTACGCCGACCGGTGAGCGGGTCACCGTCGCCCACACCGCCACCTACCGTCAACCGCAGGCCGTGTACAACATCAGCGTCGCCGACATCCCGACGTACTACGTCGGGGCGGGCGGTGACTGGATGCTGGTGCACAACCAGAAGAAGAAGACAAAGTGCCCCAGCGTCAACCAGGTCGCGGACAAGATCAAGAAAGGTAACGCGCCGCGGGGAGTGGAACGCCTGGACAAGGGCCAGCCGGAAACCGGCGAACAGCCGCACATCCACTTCGACGACGGGTCGGCACTGAACCTGGACGGCTCCTGGAAAGGCGGACACCCGCCGGGAAACCCCACGAAGAAGCAACGGAAGTGGTTGGAAGAGATCGGATGGGGCGTTCCCGACTGA
- a CDS encoding C40 family peptidase, which yields MISLFSTDVPSDQGSFATRLAVGVGVLVAGIVALAVIVIPVATMNPGAFNAAGGLQCTPDGNVEQADSSGYAEDSIPENYLEIYRETGEEKGIPWNILAGVGQVESKHGRWDGPGITEGHNDWGAAGPMQFGAKDGSAAGNSWGGEPVMDADERPEEGYGQDGNDDGTVSVYDPADAIPSAADYLIAHGAEDNMREAIYGYNHAWWYVDDVMDWANQYADGDFDTSSATQAAVACEFNQEGEPIGQAPDDASQAVVDWALDQRGKPYVYGATGPAAFDCSGLLMKAYQSIGVSIPRISQDQWKFGPEVEPGNEQPGDFVFFDVSRSNEPDGPGHVGMVVGDGLMVEARCSNCGPIATAEYDAPGRSDIVGFTRPLEHPDVKAQLDK from the coding sequence ATGATCTCCCTCTTCAGCACCGATGTTCCCTCGGACCAGGGCTCCTTCGCCACGCGTCTGGCTGTCGGCGTGGGGGTGCTCGTGGCCGGGATCGTCGCCCTGGCCGTCATCGTGATTCCGGTGGCGACCATGAACCCGGGCGCGTTCAACGCCGCCGGAGGGCTGCAGTGCACCCCGGACGGGAACGTGGAACAGGCGGACAGCAGCGGCTACGCCGAGGACTCCATTCCGGAGAACTACCTCGAGATCTACCGGGAGACCGGCGAGGAGAAGGGTATCCCGTGGAACATCCTCGCCGGGGTGGGCCAGGTGGAGAGCAAACACGGCCGGTGGGACGGTCCCGGGATCACCGAGGGACACAACGACTGGGGTGCCGCCGGACCGATGCAGTTCGGCGCCAAGGACGGTTCCGCGGCGGGGAACAGCTGGGGCGGAGAGCCCGTCATGGACGCCGACGAGCGCCCCGAGGAAGGCTACGGGCAGGACGGCAACGACGATGGCACAGTGAGCGTCTACGACCCGGCCGACGCCATTCCGTCCGCCGCCGATTATCTGATCGCGCACGGTGCCGAGGACAATATGCGGGAGGCCATCTACGGCTACAACCACGCCTGGTGGTACGTGGACGACGTGATGGACTGGGCGAACCAGTACGCCGACGGTGACTTCGACACCAGTTCGGCAACCCAGGCCGCTGTTGCGTGCGAATTCAACCAGGAGGGCGAACCGATCGGCCAGGCTCCGGACGATGCGTCGCAGGCCGTCGTGGACTGGGCGCTCGACCAGCGCGGGAAACCCTATGTCTATGGTGCGACCGGTCCCGCCGCGTTCGACTGTTCCGGCCTGTTGATGAAGGCTTACCAGAGCATCGGGGTCTCCATACCGAGGATCTCCCAGGATCAGTGGAAATTCGGTCCGGAGGTCGAGCCGGGGAACGAGCAACCCGGTGATTTCGTGTTCTTCGACGTGTCCAGATCCAACGAACCCGATGGCCCCGGGCACGTTGGAATGGTGGTGGGCGACGGCCTCATGGTCGAAGCCCGCTGCAGCAACTGCGGTCCCATAGCGACGGCGGAATACGACGCTCCCGGGCGATCCGACATCGTGGGCTTCACCCGCCCGCTGGAACACCCCGACGTGAAGGCGCAACTGGACAAGTAG
- a CDS encoding tetratricopeptide repeat protein, giving the protein MHIPHNHSPEQSPEPEVEQLYTAANAGGTDAMVSLGLLLGEQDRPTEAEHWWQAAARGGDPAAACNLGNLLHTRGRPKEAEHWLQLAADQGYA; this is encoded by the coding sequence ATGCACATCCCCCACAACCACTCCCCCGAACAGAGCCCCGAACCCGAAGTCGAACAGCTCTACACCGCAGCCAACGCGGGCGGCACCGACGCCATGGTCAGTCTTGGCCTCCTCCTCGGGGAGCAGGATCGCCCCACCGAAGCCGAACACTGGTGGCAGGCCGCGGCACGAGGAGGCGATCCCGCAGCGGCGTGCAATCTCGGAAACCTTCTTCACACGAGAGGACGTCCGAAAGAAGCCGAACACTGGTTGCAATTGGCGGCTGACCAAGGATACGCATAG